One part of the Bifidobacteriaceae bacterium genome encodes these proteins:
- a CDS encoding putative DNA binding domain-containing protein, with the protein MAFETQAVEWKSSWRDEYLKWICGFANAQGGVLEIGKDDEGRVVGVVDTRALLTEIPNKVTSTMAIIVDVNLKTEDGLQYLAITVNPYPSPISYHGKYYYRSGATNRELTGNALDEFMLRKEGKTWDGVLVPHVGVPDLDLVAFRDFRRKAIFSDRLTAGDLEISDAELIDTLRLAEGNHLKRAAILLFHEDPERWFTGAYVKIGYFQTGADLLFMDEVHGPLISMADKVLDILYDKYFKGMLSYRGIQRIETFPVAKAAIREAVINAIVHRDYSGGVPIQIKVFPDELIIYSDGGLPVGWTVEDLLAKHRSLPRNPDIANAFFRSGQIEAWGRGIEKIETASREARKPIPVFRSRPGEVNVTFPFPAT; encoded by the coding sequence ATGGCCTTTGAGACGCAGGCGGTTGAATGGAAGTCGTCGTGGCGCGACGAGTACTTGAAGTGGATCTGTGGCTTCGCCAACGCCCAAGGCGGTGTGCTTGAGATCGGCAAGGACGACGAGGGCAGGGTGGTCGGGGTGGTTGACACCCGCGCCTTGCTGACAGAGATTCCCAACAAGGTCACCAGCACCATGGCGATCATCGTGGACGTGAACCTGAAGACCGAGGACGGCCTTCAGTACCTGGCCATCACCGTCAACCCGTACCCTTCTCCGATCAGCTATCACGGCAAGTACTACTACCGGTCAGGGGCAACCAACCGGGAGTTGACGGGCAACGCCTTGGACGAGTTCATGCTCCGCAAGGAGGGCAAGACCTGGGACGGCGTTCTGGTGCCGCACGTCGGCGTGCCCGATCTCGATCTGGTTGCCTTCCGGGACTTCCGCCGCAAGGCGATCTTCAGCGACCGGTTGACTGCCGGGGACCTCGAGATAAGCGACGCCGAACTGATCGACACCCTGCGGCTGGCGGAGGGAAACCACCTCAAGCGGGCGGCCATCCTGCTGTTCCACGAAGACCCGGAGCGGTGGTTCACCGGCGCGTATGTGAAGATCGGCTACTTCCAGACCGGCGCCGACCTGCTGTTCATGGACGAGGTGCACGGCCCCCTGATCTCGATGGCGGACAAAGTGCTCGACATCCTCTACGACAAGTACTTCAAGGGGATGCTCAGTTACCGGGGAATCCAGCGGATCGAGACGTTCCCAGTGGCCAAGGCGGCCATAAGGGAGGCGGTGATCAACGCCATCGTCCACCGCGATTACTCGGGTGGCGTGCCTATCCAGATCAAGGTGTTCCCGGACGAGCTCATCATCTACAGCGACGGCGGCCTGCCTGTCGGGTGGACCGTCGAAGACCTGCTGGCGAAGCACCGGTCCCTTCCGCGCAATCCTGACATCGCCAACGCGTTCTTCCGTTCGGGGCAGATCGAGGCGTGGGGACGAGGCATCGAGAAGATCGAGACCGCCAGCCGTGAGGCGCGCAAGCCGATCCCGGTCTTCAGGTCCAGGCCTGGCGAAGTGAACGTCACCTTCCCGTTCCCCGCCACTT
- the dcm gene encoding DNA (cytosine-5-)-methyltransferase gives MTTAEVVPSRIKTTDPLHEPWPLTEAEREVFRQRSRQSRRARMAAINGSGLPPVHEINTPRFDPLALMPRRPGNSLSALSLFSGGGGLDLGFERAGFGHLGSWEILPDAAQTLRDARPAWSVYGGEAGDVRGVDWARYRGNAAVVHGGPPCQPFSHAGKQRGEDDPRDMWPEFVRAVMGVQPDAFVAENVAALGTARFSEYVDRTIVRPLARQYTIRQVMMQAYDYGVPQSRRRIVFVGFRNRSLARNWVAPTPTHRPLGAMDDGLPETMGMRKALGLPDIGVDDVCPTIRSALTGPRHTTSILNSVSAQRVFEALKVWPNGVAPTREAARAFVAKNGHFRLSVPDVALLQGFPESWRFAGAVYMQLGQIGNAVAPPVGYAVACSVADAFRK, from the coding sequence ATGACCACCGCTGAAGTCGTGCCGAGCAGGATCAAGACCACCGATCCGCTTCATGAGCCGTGGCCGCTGACCGAGGCCGAGCGCGAGGTCTTCAGACAGCGGTCTCGCCAATCGCGCCGGGCGCGGATGGCCGCTATCAACGGTTCTGGCCTGCCGCCCGTGCACGAGATCAACACTCCCCGGTTTGATCCGCTCGCCCTGATGCCCCGCAGGCCTGGCAACTCGCTCTCGGCCCTGTCCTTGTTCTCGGGCGGTGGGGGCCTCGACCTCGGGTTCGAGCGCGCGGGCTTCGGCCACCTGGGGTCGTGGGAGATCCTGCCCGATGCCGCTCAGACCCTGCGCGACGCGCGGCCAGCGTGGAGCGTCTATGGCGGCGAGGCTGGCGACGTACGCGGCGTTGACTGGGCCCGCTACCGGGGAAACGCGGCGGTTGTTCATGGCGGACCTCCGTGCCAGCCGTTTTCCCACGCCGGCAAGCAGCGCGGCGAAGACGATCCACGCGACATGTGGCCAGAGTTTGTCCGGGCCGTCATGGGCGTACAACCCGACGCGTTCGTCGCGGAGAATGTGGCGGCGCTGGGGACCGCCAGGTTCTCCGAGTATGTGGACCGCACGATTGTGCGCCCGCTAGCCCGGCAGTACACCATTAGACAGGTCATGATGCAGGCTTACGACTATGGAGTGCCGCAGTCCCGGCGCCGCATCGTGTTTGTGGGGTTCCGAAACCGCTCGCTGGCCCGTAACTGGGTTGCCCCGACTCCGACCCACCGGCCACTCGGCGCCATGGACGATGGCCTTCCCGAGACGATGGGGATGCGGAAGGCGCTCGGTCTGCCGGACATCGGCGTCGACGACGTTTGCCCCACCATCCGCTCCGCGCTGACCGGGCCGCGGCACACCACTTCGATCCTCAACAGCGTCTCCGCCCAGCGTGTCTTCGAGGCCCTAAAGGTCTGGCCAAACGGCGTGGCACCCACCCGCGAGGCCGCCCGCGCCTTTGTCGCCAAGAACGGGCATTTCCGGCTCTCGGTGCCCGATGTAGCTCTCTTGCAGGGTTTCCCGGAATCGTGGCGGTTCGCCGGAGCCGTCTATATGCAGCTTGGGCAGATCGGCAACGCGGTGGCCCCGCCTGTCGGCTACGCTGTGGCCTGCTCGGTCGCCGACGCCTTCCGCAAGTAG